A single genomic interval of Daucus carota subsp. sativus chromosome 1, DH1 v3.0, whole genome shotgun sequence harbors:
- the LOC108194202 gene encoding protein IDA-LIKE 2, which translates to MRKNDTRSSRFLLILLHVWFIVMISAEASRTNSNIFNPKARPNSGHFLNNMPRRMPIPFSGPSRRHNDIGLESWNSP; encoded by the coding sequence ATGAGGAAAAATGACACAAGAAGCTCAAGGTTTCTGCTCATACTTCTCCATGTTTGGTTCATTGTGATGATCAGTGCTGAAGCTTCAAGAACAAACAGCAACATATTCAATCCTAAGGCAAGACCCAACTCAGGCCACTTCTTAAACAACATGCCAAGAAGAATGCCCATCCCATTCTCAGGTCCTTCAAGAAGACACAATGACATTGGCCTtgaaagctggaattctccatgA